AAGATTCTATAGCTTAAAATGACTGCACAATGCCAACGTAATAAGGAATTTATTACACATTTCTGTAATATGTatcaagcaaaacaaaaaaggtaaaaagaTCCAAATCACTTTAATTCCGCCTCATGTCAATGCCCAACAAGCATTGCCAAAGCATCCTAGGCTGCAATAACAATCCAGCTAAAAAAGGCCAATTGTCCACATGTTCAATACAAACCACAAACATctgcatttctgaaataaaacatgaaagagGAAAAGCAGAAGCTTGGCAGCAGCGTATAATTCACCAATTTCAACTGAAAACAGAACGCCCATGTCCATCCACAAGAGATGCGAGTCAGGAAATCTAATGAGTTCGGTCTGCCGATGTCGTGTCACATCCAGTTTTCTTTAGCACAACAAGGTTTAGTAGTGCCAATATTTTTAGTGCATTCATCATGAAATCAGAAAGCAGGTTGTCACCAAATTACCAAATACTTAAGACATTGTGTAAAATGGTACAGCCCATAAAAGGATGCCTTTCTATTTTAAAGTTAAACTTGCTTTTGCTTAAAGCATTCGTATTTACATCATATGTATATACCCTGCATAAACCCTCGTTCATAGCTTTCATGGTATACTGTAAGTAATGtcaaaaacaggcaaatgtATGCTTTCAAACCTGTCTCAGACCCAGCCACAAAAGTTCCTTTGCCCCGTCACTGTGATTTTCAACCCTTATGTGCAGGTTGTTCATGAGTGCATATGTCAGATTTGATAGAATCCAGCTAAAATAGGGGTTGGTCTTATCTAATCTGCCAAGGAGTTACCGGATTAGGCCACTGGAACGGACTTGCTTGTAAATGCATCATAGGAAAGTCTGGTGCAATTAAAACATTGAATCATCATTCTGTAAGCTAAAAAAAAGGTCTTAGGTTGGCCACAACCTGTAATTTAGGATGGTTCAAACATTTGGAGCCGCATATCTGGAACAGATTGAACATTTTGGTTATGCTTTGCAAATACGATCAACTCATCCTTACAGCATGACGATGCTTGCATCTCCTGCTATCAAGCAAGCACTGCATTAGAGAGGACTGGCCAGTGTCAGATGCCTGCTCCGGAAGTAAACAATCACAGAGTTCAAAGCTGAACTGAGCTCAGTGGAGGCAGGTGGGATTCATCTTGATCAAAAGAGTTTTGAGTGGGGCCCAGATAAGTTTCAGTCCATTTGTGGTTACAACACTCCTTTTGATCTACAGACAAATGTTGCACACAAGAACAACACTGAAAGTCCGTATTCCAAGGAGAGGTTGTTCTTTTTGGATCTAAGCGGCCTCAAAATCCATCACAATTTCACAGTAAAGTCTTTACCTGAAAGCATGGTGCATGTATGAATTAAAACTCTGGACTCTTTGGATAcatcttcacattttaatttaatgagtCTCAGCATACAGATAATTCAGTTAAATACAAGACATTCTTCTAGTTTACTGGTGCAGGAACAACAGGCTGCTATTAGCCATTAAAGCATTCACACTCATTAGTTCAGAAAATGATGCACGTTGATTTGTATCAGTTGTGAAATGGATTTTGACACATTTCAATGAGGCAGCTTTGTCTAGGCAAAGCACATGCTCAGGCAAATTAAGCAATATACCAGGAGCACTGGTAATAGCTTTCAAAAACAAAGAGGCCATTTTTTTGAGAGatgtaataaaacaaataaaaaaatttaaaagtaGATTTAAGAAAAATATGTAAAGTACAGCTGTAAAGCAATACAAGCTGGGTAGATATCCAGTGTTATCGGTTTAAAAAGCATCTAGTCAGACCACTGAAATACTTCCTGCATTCAATTCAAATCTGAAAATACTAAGATAACAGAATTACGAATGTTGCCCTGGAACTTTCCCTTTGCCTAAATTCATATCTAAAATAGCGAAAAGACAGTCTATGTATTCCTGATGGCCTGTCAAAAGCGGAGTAACTCCATTAAAACTGTGACTTCAGGAAGGCACAGCGTTTCAAGACCAATTTCCCTGAATAGTTGCATGTGCAGATTATGCGAATGGTGCCCATTTCTCTTTGGATTTGTGTGGACCTGTCATAGGAGCTTCTCCTACAGTGGTACGATGCCATTGCCGATCCACAATCTCCAGAGCTCAGTTCTTCTGTGCATGCtgttaaacacaaaaaaagtaatGTAGAGTCAATCAGCGCCTGGTAGAGACCATCTCTAAACCATCCATTTATTCCATAAATATAGGCAATTGACATTTTCCCCAGACACGAATCTAGCAAACACTATTATTACCATTCCGCCTCATGTCAATGCCCAACAAGCATTGCCAAAGCATCCTAGGCTGCAATAACAATCCAGCTAAAAAAGGCCAATTGTCCACATGTTCAATACAAACCACAAACATctgcatttctgaaataaaacatgaaagagGAAAAGCAGAAGCTTGACAGCAGCGTATAATTCACCAATTTCAACTGAAAACAGAACGCTCATGTCCATCCACAAGAGATGCGAGTCAGGAAATCTAATGAGTTCGGTCTGCCGATGTCGTGTCACATCCAGTTAAATTCACCACTTATCACACTGCCCTTTCCTTATGCCTTCAAATGGATATTGAAGATATCCATCTCAATTTCGACTATCTTCCACAGGATGGGCCAGAAAGCAGATGCTCACTGATGTTCCCGTCACTTGAACTCAGTGGTGGATTTcaaagagaagaggggagaaaAAGCTCACCACACTGTGGGCGTGCCAATCATATTCATAATTACCAGAATTACCACTCTGTGCACACATTATATAGATGATCGTAAAATCCATTTATTCTTGTAATCAGAATTGTACACCTTTGAAACTGACCATAAGTAAATATTTAGCCAAGATATTGGCGATGTAAGAGGATTGCTGTGGACAATTCTGGGAAGCTATTGGCAAACTAAGGACAAACAATGTAGATGGAAAGCTCCATTCACATAAAAATGTGCTGGTCAATCCACACAAAAATTGAGGGAAGTTTAATATCCCTGGATATTAGTCTTGCATTGTAACAATTAATGGTTTGGTTGAGGGGATGCTGTGAGTTATTTAACATCTGCTTGCTCTAGTAATAAGCTAGAAGCCAGAGACACAGCATTCATGAAGCGTTATGTTACTGCATAGTGGATGCCCTGCTCCCAGGGGCTACACCATGTGAAACCACTGCATGGCAAGAGATTCCTGCACAGTGTCTCAGAGAATATTCTGTTGACATCCATCTTCGGCAACTGAGTGCACACCCGAGAGAATAATGGTCACAGAGAAGCTGCAAGCCCAAATGGACACCTGCTATTTCCCCCAATACAAATTCACAGCACATagcaaataaacaatgaataacAGGCGAAACCCCTTCTGGTAATATACTGAAGTATAATCTAGTTGCTTACAAGCActagaatgggggaaaaaatacattatacaTCATGTACAGTAGAAATAGACACACATAATTCTAGCAGCAAACCAAATGCCTGACAATGAGACACAACCGTGACGACAGTGTCACCGCCAGCACCTCAGCACACCTGCTACCCATCATCAGGGGCaggtgtagcagtgtgtgccTCGTGTGCGTGCGGAGAGGAATGCCGTTTAATGAACGCAGGGGCCACAGGCACTCACAGCGGCAGTCAGGGCCTGGTCCACGTCGGCGATAATGTCCTCCGCATCCTCCAGCCCCACGGACAGACGGATGAGCGTGTCGCTGATGCCTAGTTTGGCCCTCTCGTTCTCAGGAACAGAGGCATGGGTCATGATCgcactgaaaacacaaacagaagaagAGCTATGTCAGACCGACTGGAACATCAGGGTACAGAGGATAAAAGCACCAGCAGAAAGGATTCAGGAGTGTTACTGATGAAATGAACACCAAACAAGGCCAAAAAATAATCCATGGGCTTCCTTGAATATCTAAAAAGGAAGCACATTTCACAtatcttttatataaaaaaaatattgtggaAGGTTGCTGTATTCCAAAtctgtttttttcctgaaacTTCTGACAGTTTCTGAAACTGGCCTTGTAATTTGGCCAAGAGTTTCTGGCAGAGAATAATTTGGCCAGAGAATTTTCCTTTTGGGATCAAACCTCAAGGATGTCATTTGATTGCATCATTTTTAGTCAATGTGCCATTTCTGATCCCTTTGTCATTTGAAAGTTGTAAATTTTATGCAAAAGGGTTGAAACTGCTCTCCTCATCATGCGGCACTTAATTTGCAAACATTAATGTCTGAAAAGGACAGCGAGTTGTAGAATAACTACGGATTCCATTTCTGCTAATGTATTCATGATGCCCTCCTGTGGCCCCTGACAGTACTGCAACAGTAAGGATTAGGTATTTTGCGCTCTACTTCTGATGCTTAGAATTTAAGGACACTAAAATGCAAGTGAAGGGTTAACATATTGTTGtctttatatactgtacataaaaagaTGGGTTCGGTTCTGATCGGCATTGCTTTCATCTTTTATATGAGTGACAGTAAATGTGCAAGCCAGATAcaaaaatgccagtaatgtaacaAAAGTCTCACAGGAAGGTTCTCACAGGAAGGCCTGTTCTAACAGGCCTTGAGcaagaaattacaaaaaaacgGAAGATGACGTCGTTCTTTTTTTAATCGAATGAGGTGGTTGTCCTTGAAAACAGCAACAGTTTGCACTTGTGTGCTCTTACAGTGCatacgttttatttattttttgtatggtGTTGGTAAAATCAGCAGGCGTGCACTTTCTGCATAAAATAAAGACCCCCTTATAATTTGATCTATATTTAAGAGTTTTCCTGAGTGGGTTGCCTCCTAATTACAATGGTAGGTTTGTCTCTCTCAACCCAACACAAGGTAAAGTGTGTCAAAGTTTTAATCATACGTTATATacttttaaaatactttaagaaaacatattttcgGTCTGCATTTAGAATTTTTTGCAGAGATGGCCATTGAAGCAAACACCCTTCATATTGAAGGACtgagaaaaaacatccaggttAAGTTCAATAATACTGATGAGGACAGGAGGTCATTCAGCAAATCACACAACAGtaatgaaaatgtgtgaaattgcATAGCAGGTACCAATCAATACACTTTCTAAGATTTCTTCTGGGAAActgaactacaaaaaaaaactttttttttttttttttttttcaagattcaAAAGTAAGCCCAGCATTTCAAGCTGATACTGAACATTGAAACaataagtgtttttttctttaaaaaacaaatcgaTTCTAGAATAATCAGACAACATGGATCGCAAAAGCAGGACAATGACATTCTAATTACTGACCAGAGGAAATGCATAGTAAAAGCACAGCTGTAATTTCAGTGGTACACAGAGGACTTACGGATGCTCCGCCAAGCTTTCATAACCTCCAAGACTCTCTGCAAGGGCAAACAACTGGAAGACAAAAGCAGAGCCATATTCATTGGTATTGTGGTAGCCAAAGGACTGATTTAAGAGAAGGAAATGCTATCTTGATAGTGGTTGCCATTAAAGTCTAAATATCAACCATTTCTGCAGTTGAAACAATGAAGAAAATTCCATAAACAGGCCAGTATTCGGGCCAGTTGACTGACCGGTCACTTGCTCAGTCAGGCCAGCAAGCCTTATCCGGGTCAaagagaaaaacatgtttttgtcattgtggAAATTACACATCTTTGTACAGAATAACAAAGGTCACAGCTTGATCATTCATTAATATGTGGGCTGACACCTTCTTATAAAGGACCAACTTTACAGCCCACCTTTATCTATGGATATCTGCTTATCTGTAGCGTACAACTTTATGTCCATAAACAAAATATCTACTAGTCTTAGAAGTAGAAGTGGTGCTGATGTAGTAAGCAATCAAATattgaaaacaaagaaaaaagaaaaattgtttGCCATGTGCCAcgatttagcattttttaatgaccataacTTTTTTCTGACCAGTGTTATCAAAAGTTCAGAATCTGAAAATGACACGTTTTCAGGCATTTCCCCTGCTTTAATACCAAAGACATAGTACTCCAAATTCGTCCACTGAtttttttcatcaacatcaacatgaGCCAGCATTTTAGCCAAACCGCTTGATATGCTTGAATGGCAGAAAACCATCCCAAATGTTGCACTGCTGTATAGGAGTGCTGGTGTGTACAGCtacttggtaaatggtttgcattgatatagtgcctttatccaaagcggctgtacaattaatgccacacacacacacacacacacgaggctcaggaggtaagagcaatgtcacacccccccccctctaaatCGTGTGTGAAAAAGGCAAGTCCCGCCCTTATCAGATTAGTATGCACACCTGTTCAAACAAACCATTAACCCGTCCTACAGGTCCTTCAATATTTTCCCATTGGATTCACCTTCAAGTTGCTGAGGAAGGTAGAGGCATTCTCCAGCTTCCCCTTGATATAGAAGGTGATCATTCCGGGGCAGCCGGTGCTCTGCCTCTTCGTCAACTCGTACTGCGGGTGCGAGGGCAGtcctacgggggggggggggggggggagaattcCAATAAATTATTCAGGTCCTTCTACTGGGGGGGGCTAGAATCCTTGCATTTTCAGAAGCAATACTTGGCTATCAAAGTTTCAATCACAAAGAGATTAGGTATTCTGAATATATGGAAGTCAGAAATGAAAGTCTGGTTTAACCTGGGAAAATGACTTTGTCCACCCTCTCGTCAGTCTCCAGGAACTTGGCCAGAGCCATGGCATTCCTGAAATGCTGCCTCATCCGCAGGTGCAGTGTCTTCAGTCCTCGGTTACACAGGTAGCAGTCGAAGGGGGAGGGCACAGCACCAATGGCTGCAATTGTTTGATTAAAGGAAGAACGgttttaaaaaacaggttatactTAAATATCAGGAAGTGGAAGAAAATCAACAACTTGCGCAAGCCATTGGCTCTCAGCCAAGCAGTCTGTAAGAATTTGGACAGTGGGCTCTGTACTCATAAACCCTACCTCTGGGACTAAGCTAGTTTTGTCCAATCAGACTCCTTGTAATCATCAGCAAGAGCCACAGCTGTGGTTCAAAAAGCTCAGCTACAGTACCCATCCTGTACTGGTGGGTACTTGGTTTATGTAGGGTTCATTGCCTATATAATGTTCTTACCATTCTGTAAAAATCTCAGCCGTTCATGCAGGTCTTCTCGTATCACTGACACCAGGCCCATAACAACATCACTGTGGCCTGTTCACCCATGCCACCAAAACAAAAGAGAAGTAACATTACATACAACTTGGCACACTAAAGCTCCATTTAGATGCTTCAAATGAATACGGTGCATGGAACTATACCATTCATGTACTTAGTTGCGGAGTACATGCAGATATCTGCTCCAAGAGCCAAGGGGCgctattgaaaaaaacaaagcgCATTTCTTTAGAATATTAGGGGGTTAATTTGATTTGGAATAAGATTTGTCTGACTAGATTTTGATTCAATCGCAAAGCACATTATTAAAACACAGACTCTGTCAAAGACAATAGTTTGTTGTAAACTTACCTGAAAGTAAGCAGACATAAAAGTGTTGTCCACTACTACAATAATGTCTTTGCTGTGTTCATGAGCAATCTCAGAGCAGGCCTTGATGTCTACTACTTTCATGGTGGGGTTGGTAGGAGTTTCAATCCAGAGCaactgcaaaatataaaaaaatttaaaagaagaaacatttgatcatttttaatattcacaACAGTTCTGATACAGTGCAGATATTTATGCAATGTAGCCATCTGAGGCCAGTTGCATAACTACTTTATGCCTATGAGCCAACATCAGATGTTCAGTcagacatacattttacatccaTTACACCGAATTGGCCTTGAACAAACATCTAATGTTGATCAGGATTAAAATCCATACCTAGGCATGGGTAAAATCCATACCTAGGGGGTAGGTATAAACTGAGCTTAATGTTGATTGGCAATAATGAAAaatttaagcattatttttttctgattagAGTTTGAAGGTTTTGGATAATATTGCTTCCAAAAACAAATCCTCCTTCTGAAACGCTCTTCACAGCTTTACCGCAGCCATTTCAAGAAACCAAGTTTGTTCCACAGTATGCATTCTTGCCTCGGTttaatatttaacatatttattCTGCACATGTCTTTATCCGGGGCAACTTGCATCAAAtttgaaaaggaaataaaagtataaacaGAAGATGAGAAGGAAAAGAACATTTTGTACAATTTAATTCACAATGAGGAGAAATAACGATGAGGAAAATGGAAAAGTTTAAAAATTACATGGCTTCTTAGACAATTacctttgtgttttgtttaagAGCTGTCTTTAGGACATCATGCTGTGTGCAGTCTGCAAAGGATATATCCAGGCCCTGGTGAGCAGCAACTCTTCTGAAATACCGATTTGTTCCTAAAATTAGATTAGATCCATTAGGATTGAGGAAGTAgtgtattttaatttaaaactgaGTATATTGTTCGTGTTCTTCATGATATGGACATGGGCCACCTTTcacacaattacattttcaggaaTTGGCTATGCTCATTTAACTGTATGCATCACATAGACATTGCTCACCTCCGTATACATCATTCATGCACACGATCCCATCACCAGCCTTCAACAAGTGTGTGATTGTTGTTGTGGCAGCTAGTCCTGATGCAAATGAAAGACCTAAATAAAAGGTATAGCTGAATGTATTACATACAACTACAGCCATGTTCAACAAGGCAGCATTTCACGGACATAATATTATGGTATAAATATTTAAGATTTGCAAATAGCTTACAGTGCCTGGCTCCATCAACAGCAGCCACTGCTTTCTCCAGACAGTTCCGGGAGGGGTTTCCACTTCGACTGTATTCAAAGCCCTGGGGGAGGAAAAACAAGTTAGCTACCGCTAGAAATTGGGCTATAGCTAGCTATTCCGACGAACCAAAACAGCAGATGTGTTTAACGGGTGTCAGTAAATGTCAGATCAAACTTCAACGCTATCCTACTCGttgttgtgtcagtgttcataGATTCAACATGCAACTGTTCTGGGACCCAAACAAGTCCACCCCCTTCCCAGCTGCGCTCCCAGTGGAAGTCAATTTCCCGTTGACGTGGATGCTACAGTAACCAAATATGGCCATGCCAGTTAGACTGCTAACAGGAAATATGCTTTTGAGTTTTAAACCAATATTACTGAAAGCCACGGCAGTCTTAGAATTCGCGCCGGTACAATCTACATGGATGAGCAGAAGCTAATTTTGTGATTCGTGTGAAAAGGTCCTTCAAGcgttaaatacattttgggcGCCACTTACAGAATGTTGTCCAGGTCCATGTTGTTTAAACGTGGTGGACAACGAAATAGGTGGCACTACGGCCATAGACTTCCATTGCTCCGGTTCTTGACCCACGTGGATTGCGTCTGTCGCGAAGGATTTAAATTCCCCTGAAAACCCATCAAAACAGTCAGCAGGTTTGCTTGAATCCATGATTATGTGTTGGTCAAGGTGTAGCTAGAATCAATGAGTCTCTGAGAACACAAAAAAGACTAACGTAACTTCTTCCGTGATTGCGTGGACGAAATTTCACTTATATACATGTGGTGAGACGTATCCCACCACCCAACATTTTACACCAATCACCgaaggtccacacacacactgtcggCATCCGCCATTGGTTTTTCTAAAAGGGAGTGTGTTACCACGTGATCCGTGTTCGCACACGCTCGttgtagggtttttttttttgctgtttcaAGGTTGTGTAGGGACAGACACCTGTTATAATACCGGTCAATAAAATCTGTCAATAAAAATGGTAGGTCTTAGCATctagaatacaaaaatatgttgaGTAGGCTGTTCGACAGAACGAATGTAATACAGAGCAAATATCCCACTAGGCTATACTCACGTACTGTATGACAACACGAAATACGTTTTTCAGGACTCGAGGAGGCGACACTGTTCTCATTGTATCGTTAAATTATGGAAATACATTATCTATATCTCGTTAGAACTGTCTCATTTGTCGGTAAGAAAACAATCTTAAAATGAATTCACCAGACGTTCTCTGTCATCTGATCAAGTTATATTTTTCGGAAACCATTTTCGTTACTTAATTGTTGTTgagcttttcatttattttattgtttgtattaATTCTACATATtgaagataataaaaaaatagccTACAATAATGCAATATATAGCCTACTTTTTATTACAAACGATACACATATTAGCTACCGCTAGAAACTGGGCTATTCCGACGAACCAGAACAGCAGATGTGTTTAACGGGTATCAGTAAATGTCAGATCAAACTTCAACGTTATCCTACTTGTTGTTGTCAGTGTTCATAGATTCAACATGGAACTGTTCTGGGACCCAAACAAGTCCACCCCCTTCCCAGCTGCGCTCCCAGTGGAAGTCAATTTCCCGTTGACGTGGATGCTACAGTAACAAAATATGGCCATACCAGTTAGACTGCTAACAGGAAATATGCTTTTGAGTTTTAAACCAATATTGTTTAAACGTGGTGGACAACGAAATAGGTGGCACTACGGCCATTACTTCCATTGCTCCGGtatctcaaaatcaaccatgaatcacctccaggaaagacagataaaggttttggaatggccccCACAATCCCCAGACTTGAATGTTATTGAAAATCtttggagagatctcaaacatgccatacatgcaaggaggcgaaaaatatttctgaggaattTCTTGGCTAAAAATTCCAAAAGGAAATTGAAAAGAATCGAAATACTGggtacaggaagcgtttacaagctgttatatttgcccatggaggagttacaaagtactcaCTGAcagttcccaaacttttgcacagggccctatacatttatttatttattttgaaactataaaaaatttaaataaaaagtaatcttgctttacatttttaagaaatgtgtcatgtttaacgttcAATGTTCGCTTCtcttcacttagatattaactGTAGAAGCCTTCTTGACCGGGGTCCCAAACTTTTGCTCACTACTGTATACCCTCAggaaacactttattaggtatttattagacttattggtcttctggcTCTGGACCTTCCTGACACAGAGGACCTCAGTGTTTAAGGTCAACTCCAATTTGTAGTTACGTACAGCTACAATTTGTAGTTACGTACAGCTACAATTTGTAGTTACGTACAGTTGCACGTACAGCTACTAGTCCAGACCACTTCCACATCCTCCCCCTTGGGAGAAATACGTACATCAACCACCATTTCCTTGGTTGTTAGGTTAGTTCTTGACCAGACCCCGATACTCCACCTCCTGACCGTTGCTGGTGGCTATCTCCTGCTGGTGGCATGGCTGAGTTGAGGTGAACGTCAACACGAAGTGAGAGATGGTGGTCTTGAAATTATGAACACAGTGTAGCCTACATGCACAAATGCTACATCTGTGTTAACCAAATAAGCAAAGCAAAATAGTTAGTTACTCAAAAAATGGTGTATAAATCAATATGGTTTTGCCGTTCTTTCCATTGGTTGGCTCCGTAAAttaactgtttgtttttttttggtgagaATTTTGGTTATAATGTTCATTGGAGTATCACCACTAGAGGGGGTTGGGGTGTCGGTCCAGAGTATGGTGAAGGCGGGGGACAGAAACCCGGAGTGGGACGTATGACGTGTCTatggtgtggctgtgtgccaCTTGCAACAATCAACATAAAGATACATTCTAAGTATGACGACATAGCCCAACATATCCGGCTAGAGTTAAAGAtattctgataacagtaatgtTGAACTGTTGAACTAAAAGATAAGATCACTTAGTTTACATGCTTGTAAGCATCATCAGTCAACTCACTGATGTAATTGGGAACAGCAAAGTTAACGCCAGGGAAATTTAGCTACGTTAACTGCAGGAGTCTGTCACGCAAGATATTTTTTGATAGTGCAGGTTAACTAGATATAAGGCAAATTggtaattaaaatatatatctcTTAAATGACTCATTATTCACAGTGCTTCTATTGCTAGACTTGGTTTTGAGTACGGAAAGCGTGCTGCTAACACCTGGGCTAACTCACTTCACGATTACACTCAACCATCTTTAATACGGTGCAGTTAGCGCACAACAAACTCTCGCGATGATGTAACGTTATGGTCGACCCACTGCATGTTTACGGAACTGTCGCGAGATTAGAGATGGAAGATGGCAgttctgtctttcctggagttGGGATATAGCAACACCAGTGTCGCCTCCAACTGAGGGGCCGTATGTAATGTGAGGGAAGGGGAGGCAGATTTGCAAATAATTTAAATCTTATACTTTTTAAATGTCTATGCCGTATGTTTCTTTTGAAGAATTGCGTGTTTTCGTGTTGTGTGGGCTGCTGTTATTGTCTCAGCATTCCCAAGGCGCTCTATAACTTGCCTCTGGCAACATCTCTGCCAACGACaattagcatacatttttcatcgtCGTAATCATTGGAAAGTGTAACTCGTATGTTTTAAAGGTTCgtgtatttaaaaatgacaggagAAAAGATCCGCTCGCTGCGTAAGGATCACAAGCCCAGCAAGGATGAGGATTTGCTGGAACCGGACGAGGAAGCTGCTGCTGGGACGTTCACTTCGTCGACAAGGACTAG
The sequence above is a segment of the Conger conger chromosome 4, fConCon1.1, whole genome shotgun sequence genome. Coding sequences within it:
- the LOC133127446 gene encoding cystathionine gamma-lyase-like, with the protein product MDSSKPADCFDGFSGEFKSFATDAIHVGQEPEQWKSMAVVPPISLSTTFKQHGPGQHSGFEYSRSGNPSRNCLEKAVAAVDGARHCLSFASGLAATTTITHLLKAGDGIVCMNDVYGGTNRYFRRVAAHQGLDISFADCTQHDVLKTALKQNTKLLWIETPTNPTMKVVDIKACSEIAHEHSKDIIVVVDNTFMSAYFQRPLALGADICMYSATKYMNGHSDVVMGLVSVIREDLHERLRFLQNAIGAVPSPFDCYLCNRGLKTLHLRMRQHFRNAMALAKFLETDERVDKVIFPGLPSHPQYELTKRQSTGCPGMITFYIKGKLENASTFLSNLKLFALAESLGGYESLAEHPAIMTHASVPENERAKLGISDTLIRLSVGLEDAEDIIADVDQALTAAHAQKN